One part of the Pseudopipra pipra isolate bDixPip1 chromosome 3, bDixPip1.hap1, whole genome shotgun sequence genome encodes these proteins:
- the EPRS1 gene encoding bifunctional glutamate/proline--tRNA ligase isoform X2 yields the protein MAALSLTVDAGSPPLGALLTVEHVKNDVEISVEEGKETILRVSEHVSFTDVNSIARYLARVAASAGLYGSNLLEHTEIDHWLEFSATKLSAASQFLSAVQELNHCLSLRTYLVGNSLSLADLCVWAVLKDNNVWQEQLQQNKAPVHAKRWFSFLEVQHAFRSVGAKWAAGTPKVKMATEKEKKVDVGKFVELPGAEMGKVIVRFPPEASGYLHIGHAKAALLNQHYQVNFKGKLIMRFDDTNPEKEKEDFEKVILEDVAMLHIKPDQFTYTSDHFETIMKYAEKLIQEGKAYVDDTPAEQMKAEREQRVESKHRNNCVNKNLQMWEEMKKGTEYGQTCCLRAKIDMSSNNGCMRDPTLYRCKNQPHPRTGNTYKVYPTYDFACPIVDSIEGVTHALRTTEYHDRDEQFYWIIEALGIRKPYIWEYSRLNLNNTVLSKRKLTWFVNEGLVDGWDDPRFPTVRGVLRRGMTVEGLKQFIAAQGSSRSVVNMEWDKIWSFNKKVIDPVAPRYTALLKDAVVPVNIPEAQEEMKEVAKHPKNADVGLKPVWYSSRVLIEGADAETLTEGEVVTFINWGNIIITKLNRNSSGKIVSINAKLNLDNKDFKKTTKITWLAETPRAPLIPTVCVNYEHLITKPVLGKDEDFKQYINRNSKQEELMLGDPCLRDLKKGDIIQLQRRGFFICDQPYEPVSPYSCKDAPCILIYIPDGHTKEMPTSGSKEKAKAETAKKEASSAIKGKSAPLVGHTSTPTCSVSEGHLIIYNRVAAQGDIVRDLKAKKAAKEDIDKAVKQLLALKAEYKEKTGQEYKPGNPPVSIPAQSSKLETSGTLDSKALYDKVAAQGEVVRKLKAEKASKDEIGAAVEVLLSLKAAYKQQTGQEYKPGSPPVVFVPPQSSPVSTLPSPCPVDSKSLYNKVAEQGEVVRRLKSEKASKEKIDEAVKILLSLKAEYKQKTGQEYKPGNPPSAPPCISSALPSSVCCSNLATCSLVDGKALYDNVAQQGEVVRRLKAEKASKDQIDEAVKLLLSLKADYKEKTGQEYKPGHPPAAQGALPQAPNTVPSGPDTPEAKALFSKVALQGDEVRKLKAEKADKEKIDVAVKELLQLKAQYKSVAGVDYKPVSASGVDDKDKKKKEKENKFEKQSKQQKQNDGPKKEPLQGQSGNERSSDGSGEGQGPKKQTRLGLEVKKEENLSEWFSQVITKAEMIEYYDVSGCYVLRPWAHAIWEAIRDFFDAEIKKLGVENCYFPMFVSQAALEREKSHIADFAPEVAWVTRSGKTELAEPIAIRPTSETVIYPSYAKWVQSHRDLPIKLNQWCSVVRWEFKHPQPFLRTREFLWQEGHTAFATYEEAAEEVLQILDLYAQVYEDLLAIPVVKGRKTEKEKFAGGDYTTTLEAFISASGRAIQGATSHHLGQNFSKMFEIVFEDPKKPGEKQFAYQNSWGLTTRTIGVMTMIHGDNMGLVLPPRVACIQVVIIPCGITNSLSEEDRGALLKKCNEYCSRLLSVKIRVRADLRDNYSPGWKFNHWELKGVPVRVEVGPRDMKNQQFVAVRRDTGQKLTLSEHEAEDKLKQILEEIHANLYNRASEDLKSHMVVANNMEDFQKELDSGKIVQIPFCGEIECEDWIKTTTARDQDLEPGAPSMGAKSLCIPFQPLRELQRGERCVCGKNPAKFYTLFGRSY from the exons ATTGACCATTGGCTGGAGTTCAGTGCCACAAAGTTATCTGCTGCCAGCCAGTTTCTTTCAGCAGTCCAAGAGCTCAACCACTGTCTGTCCCTAAGAACCTACTTGGTCGGGAACTCCCTGAGCCTTGCAGACTTGTGTGTCTGGGCTGTACTAAAAG ataATAATGTATGGCAAGAGCAAttacagcaaaacaaagctCCTGTGCATGCAAAGCGATGGTTCAGCTTCCTTGAGGTACAGCATGCTTTTCGGTCAGTAGGAGCCAAGTGGGCTGCTGGTACACCAAAGGTTAAAATG gcaacagaaaaagaaaagaaagtggaTGTTGGGAAGTTTGTTGAACTTCCTGGTGCAGAGATGGGGAAGGTCATTGTAAGGTTCCCTCCTGAGGCAAGTGG ATATCTGCATATTGGTCATGCCAAAGCTGCCCTGCTAAATCAGCACTACCAGgttaattttaaaggaaaacttaTTATGAGATTTGATGACACAAatccagaaaaagagaaagaagactTTGAGAAG GTTATTCTCGAAGACGTTGCAATGCTGCACATCAAACCAGATCAATTTACATATACCTCAGACCACTTTGAAACAATTATGAAATATGCTGAGAAGCTTATTCAAGAAGGGAAGGCATATGTGGATGATACTCCTGCAGAACAAATGAAAGCAGAGCGTGAGCAGAGAGTGGAATCTAAACACAGAAATAACT GTGTTAATAAAAATCTACAAATgtgggaagaaatgaaaaagggaacagaataCGGACAAACTTGTTGTCTACGAGCAAAAATAGATATGAGTAGTAATAATGGATGTATGAGGGATCCAACTCTTTATCGTTGTAAAAACCAGCCTCACCCTCGTACTGGAAATACCTACAA agtttATCCCACATATGACTTTGCCTGCCCTATTGTCGATAGTATTGAAGGTGTCACACATGCATTGAGAACAACTGAATACCACGACAGAGATGAACAATTCTACTGGATCATCGAGGCACTGGGCATAAGGAAACCATATATATGGGAGTATAGCAGGCTAAACCTCAACAACACTGTGCTCTCTAAGAGAAAGCTTACGTGGTTTGTCAACGAAGGGCTTGTGGATGGATG GGATGACCCAAGATTTCCCACTGTACGTGGTGTCTTAAGAAGAGGCATGACAGTTGAAGGGCTAAAACAGTTTATTGCTGCTCAG ggctCCTCTCGATCTGTTGTGAATATGGAGTGGGATAAAATTTGGTCCTTCAATAAAAAG gTTATAGACCCAGTAGCACCTCGGTACACTGCTTTACTGAAAGATGCAGTGGTCCCAGTAAATATTCCTGAAGCTCAAGAGGAGATGAAAGAAGTGGCTAAACATCCAAAG AATGCCGATGTTGGGTTGAAACCTGTGTGGTACAGCTCCAGAGTCCTGATCGAGGGCGCAGATGCAGAGACCCTGACAGAGGGAGAGGTTGTTACATTCATAAATTGGGGCAATATTATCATCACCAAATTAAACAG AAATTCAAGTGGAAAAATTGTGTCCATCAATGCCAAGTTGAATTTGGATAATAAGGACTTCAAAAAAACAACTAAGATCACTTGGTTAGCAGAAACTCCACGTGCACCCCTCATCCCAACTGTCTGTGTTAATTATGAGCATCTGATCACTAAGCCAGTTTTAGGCAAGGATGAAGACTTCAAGCAATATATCAACCGAAATAGCAAG CAAGAGGAACTGATGTTGGGTGATCCTTGCCTTAGAGACTTAAAAAAAGGAGACATCATCCAACTTCAGAGGAGAGGATTCTTTATTTGTGATCAGCCCTATGAGCCAGTGAG TCCTTACAGCTGTAAGGATGCTCCGTGCATTTTGATTTACATCCCTGATGGACACACTAAGGAAATGCCAACATCTGGGTCAAAAGAGAAGGCCAAAGCTGAAACTGCAAAGAAAGAG gctaGTTCAGCTATAAAAGGAAAATCTGCTCCACTTGTTGGTCACACCTCTACTCCAACCTGTAGTGTATCTGAAGGTCACCTGATCATTTACAACAGGGTGGCTGCACAGGGTGATATAGTTCGTGACTTGAAAGCTAAGAAGGCAGCAAAGGAAGATATTGATAAAGCTGTGAAACAATTGCTGGCCTTGAAAGCAgaatacaaagaaaagacaggccAGGAGTATAAGCCTGGAAATCCTCCAGTGTCCATACCTGCACAGTCGTCAAAGCTTGAGACCTCTGGTACCCTGGACAGTAAAGCTCTGTATGATAAAGTAGCAGCACAAGGAGAAGTGGTCCGAAAACTGAAAGCTGAGAAAGCATCTAAG gATGAGATAGGTGCTGCTGTGGAAGTCCTTTTATCCCTAAAGGCAGCATATAAACAGCAGACAGGCCAGGAGTACAAACCTGGAAGCCCACCTGTGGTCTTTGTCCCTCCTCAGTCTTCTCCTGTTTCTACTCTTCCGTCCCCATGTCCAGTAGACAGCAAGTCTCTGTACAACAAAGTGGCTGAACAAGGCGAAGTGGTCCGCAGGCTCAAATCGGAGAAAGCCTCAAAG gaaaaaatagatgagGCTGTGAAAATTCTTTTAAGCCTAAAAGCAGAATATAAACAAAAGACAGGTCAAGAGTACAAGCCTGGAAATCCACCTTCAGCTCCTCCTTGTATATCTTCTGCACTTCCATCTTCTGTATGCTGCAGTAACTTGGCAACCTGTAGCTTAGTGGATGGGAAAGCACTTTATGATAATGTAGctcaacaaggggaagtggtACGCAGGCTCAAAGCAGAGAAAGCTTCCAAG GACCAAATAGATGAAGCAGTAAAACTCCTCCTCTCTCTAAAAGCTGACTACAAGGAAAAGACTGGGCAGGAATATAAGCCAGGACATCCACCAGCAGCTCAAGGGGCTTTGCCTCAGGCACCAAACACAGTACCCAGTGGTCCAGACACTCCCGAAGCTAAAGCCCTGTTTAGCAAAGTAGCTCTTCAAGGAGATGAAGTTaggaaattaaaagcagaaaaagcagataAG GAAAAGATAGATGTAGCTGTTAAGGAACTTCTTCAGTTGAAGGCCCAGTATAAGTCTGTTGCAGGAGTTGACTATAAACCAGTTTCTGCTAGTGGTGTAGATGACAAAgacaagaagaagaaagagaaagagaacaagTTCGAAAAGCAGAGTAAGCAACAGAAGCAAAATGATGGCCCTAAAAAAGAACCTTTGCAAGGACAGAGTGGTAATGAGCGTTCCTCAGATGGATCAGGAGAGGGTCAAGGCCCCAAGAAACAAACAAG GTTGGGTCTGGaagttaaaaaagaagaaaatctttcaGAGTGGTTCTCTCAG GTGATCACAAAAGCAGAGATGATTGAATACTATGATGTGAGTGGCTGTTATGTTCTTCGTCCTTGGGCTCATGCTATTTGGGAAGCTATCAGAGATTTCTTCGATGCAGAGATCAAGAAACTTGGAGTGGAAAACTGTTACTTCCCCATGTTTGTGTCCCAGGCTGCCTTAGAGAGAGAGAAGTCTCATATTGCTGACTTTGCTCCTGAG gtTGCTTGGGTCACAAGATCTGGGAAAACAGAACTGGCTGAACCAATTGCCATACGTCCCACTAGTGAAACAG TCATATATCCTTCCTATGCCAAGTGGGTGCAGTCACACAGGGATCTTCCCATCAAGCTGAATCAGTGGTGCAGTGTTGTG CGCTGGGAGTTCAAACATCCCCAACCCTTCCTTCGCACTCGTGAGTTCCTTTGGCAGGAGGGTCATACAGCATTTGCAACAtatgaagaagcagcagaggag GTGTTGCAGATACTTGATCTGTATGCTCAAGTGTATGAAGATCTCCTAGCAATACCTGTTGTGAAAGGAAGGaagacagagaaggagaaatttGCTGGGGGTGATTATACAACCACTTTAGAGGCATTTATATCTGCCAGTGGAAGAGCTATCCAG GGAGCAACATCACATCATCTAGGGCAGAATTTCTCAAAGATGTTTGAAATTGTATTTGAAGATCCCAAGAAACCAGGAGAAAAACAGTTTGCTTATCAGAATTCCTGGGGCCTTACAACTCGAACTATCGGTGTAATGACAATGATTCATGGAGATAACATGGGATTGGTACTCCCACCTCGTGTAGCCTGTATTCAG GTTGTAATTATTCCCTGTGGCATCACAAATTCTCTTTCTGAAGAGGACAGAGGGGCTCTGTTGAagaaatgtaatgaatattGTAGCAGGCTGCTTAGTGTTAAAATCCGTGTCCGGGCTGATTTACGAGACAACTACTCACCTGGTTGGAAGTTCAACCACTGGGAACTTAAG ggTGTTCCAGTCAGGGTTGAAGTGGGACCACGAGACATGAAGAACCAACAGTTTGTAGCTGTTAGAAGAGACACAGGACAGAAGCTGACCTTATCTGAACATGAAGCAGAAGATAAACTGAAGCAGATTTTGGAGGAGATCCATGCTAACCTTTACAACAG AGCGTCTGAGGACCTAAAAAGTCATATGGTGGTGGCCAATAATATGGAGGACTTTCAAAAAGAGCTTGATTCAGGAAAG ATTGTACAAATCCCTTTTTGTGGGGAAATTGAGTGCGAGGATTGGATCAAGACGACCACTGCCAG GGATCAAGATCTTGAGCCTGGTGCCCCTTCCATGGGAGCAAAAAGTCTCTGCATACCTTTCCAGCCTCTCCGTGAACTCCAGCGTGGAGAAAGATGTGTGTGCGGCAAAAACCCTGCCAAGTTTTACACCCTATTTGGTCGTAGTTACTAA
- the EPRS1 gene encoding bifunctional glutamate/proline--tRNA ligase isoform X5, protein MAALSLTVDAGSPPLGALLTVEHVKNDVEISVEEGKETILRVSEHVSFTDVNSIARYLARVAASAGLYGSNLLEHTEIDHWLEFSATKLSAASQFLSAVQELNHCLSLRTYLVGNSLSLADLCVWAVLKDNNVWQEQLQQNKAPVHAKRWFSFLEVQHAFRSVGAKWAAGTPKVKMATEKEKKVDVGKFVELPGAEMGKVIVRFPPEASGYLHIGHAKAALLNQHYQVNFKGKLIMRFDDTNPEKEKEDFEKVILEDVAMLHIKPDQFTYTSDHFETIMKYAEKLIQEGKAYVDDTPAEQMKAEREQRVESKHRNNCVNKNLQMWEEMKKGTEYGQTCCLRAKIDMSSNNGCMRDPTLYRCKNQPHPRTGNTYKVYPTYDFACPIVDSIEGVTHALRTTEYHDRDEQFYWIIEALGIRKPYIWEYSRLNLNNTVLSKRKLTWFVNEGLVDGWDDPRFPTVRGVLRRGMTVEGLKQFIAAQGSSRSVVNMEWDKIWSFNKKLRAICKKVIDPVAPRYTALLKDAVVPVNIPEAQEEMKEVAKHPKNADVGLKPVWYSSRVLIEGADAETLTEGEVVTFINWGNIIITKLNRNSSGKIVSINAKLNLDNKDFKKTTKITWLAETPRAPLIPTVCVNYEHLITKPVLGKDEDFKQYINRNSKQEELMLGDPCLRDLKKGDIIQLQRRGFFICDQPYEPVSPYSCKDAPCILIYIPDGHTKEMPTSGSKEKAKAETAKKEASSAIKGKSAPLVGHTSTPTCSVSEGHLIIYNRVAAQGDIVRDLKAKKAAKEDIDKAVKQLLALKAEYKEKTGQEYKPGNPPVSIPAQSSKLETSGTLDSKALYDKVAAQGEVVRKLKAEKASKDQIDEAVKLLLSLKADYKEKTGQEYKPGHPPAAQGALPQAPNTVPSGPDTPEAKALFSKVALQGDEVRKLKAEKADKEKIDVAVKELLQLKAQYKSVAGVDYKPVSASGVDDKDKKKKEKENKFEKQSKQQKQNDGPKKEPLQGQSGNERSSDGSGEGQGPKKQTRLGLEVKKEENLSEWFSQVITKAEMIEYYDVSGCYVLRPWAHAIWEAIRDFFDAEIKKLGVENCYFPMFVSQAALEREKSHIADFAPEVAWVTRSGKTELAEPIAIRPTSETVIYPSYAKWVQSHRDLPIKLNQWCSVVRWEFKHPQPFLRTREFLWQEGHTAFATYEEAAEEVLQILDLYAQVYEDLLAIPVVKGRKTEKEKFAGGDYTTTLEAFISASGRAIQGATSHHLGQNFSKMFEIVFEDPKKPGEKQFAYQNSWGLTTRTIGVMTMIHGDNMGLVLPPRVACIQVVIIPCGITNSLSEEDRGALLKKCNEYCSRLLSVKIRVRADLRDNYSPGWKFNHWELKGVPVRVEVGPRDMKNQQFVAVRRDTGQKLTLSEHEAEDKLKQILEEIHANLYNRASEDLKSHMVVANNMEDFQKELDSGKIVQIPFCGEIECEDWIKTTTARDQDLEPGAPSMGAKSLCIPFQPLRELQRGERCVCGKNPAKFYTLFGRSY, encoded by the exons ATTGACCATTGGCTGGAGTTCAGTGCCACAAAGTTATCTGCTGCCAGCCAGTTTCTTTCAGCAGTCCAAGAGCTCAACCACTGTCTGTCCCTAAGAACCTACTTGGTCGGGAACTCCCTGAGCCTTGCAGACTTGTGTGTCTGGGCTGTACTAAAAG ataATAATGTATGGCAAGAGCAAttacagcaaaacaaagctCCTGTGCATGCAAAGCGATGGTTCAGCTTCCTTGAGGTACAGCATGCTTTTCGGTCAGTAGGAGCCAAGTGGGCTGCTGGTACACCAAAGGTTAAAATG gcaacagaaaaagaaaagaaagtggaTGTTGGGAAGTTTGTTGAACTTCCTGGTGCAGAGATGGGGAAGGTCATTGTAAGGTTCCCTCCTGAGGCAAGTGG ATATCTGCATATTGGTCATGCCAAAGCTGCCCTGCTAAATCAGCACTACCAGgttaattttaaaggaaaacttaTTATGAGATTTGATGACACAAatccagaaaaagagaaagaagactTTGAGAAG GTTATTCTCGAAGACGTTGCAATGCTGCACATCAAACCAGATCAATTTACATATACCTCAGACCACTTTGAAACAATTATGAAATATGCTGAGAAGCTTATTCAAGAAGGGAAGGCATATGTGGATGATACTCCTGCAGAACAAATGAAAGCAGAGCGTGAGCAGAGAGTGGAATCTAAACACAGAAATAACT GTGTTAATAAAAATCTACAAATgtgggaagaaatgaaaaagggaacagaataCGGACAAACTTGTTGTCTACGAGCAAAAATAGATATGAGTAGTAATAATGGATGTATGAGGGATCCAACTCTTTATCGTTGTAAAAACCAGCCTCACCCTCGTACTGGAAATACCTACAA agtttATCCCACATATGACTTTGCCTGCCCTATTGTCGATAGTATTGAAGGTGTCACACATGCATTGAGAACAACTGAATACCACGACAGAGATGAACAATTCTACTGGATCATCGAGGCACTGGGCATAAGGAAACCATATATATGGGAGTATAGCAGGCTAAACCTCAACAACACTGTGCTCTCTAAGAGAAAGCTTACGTGGTTTGTCAACGAAGGGCTTGTGGATGGATG GGATGACCCAAGATTTCCCACTGTACGTGGTGTCTTAAGAAGAGGCATGACAGTTGAAGGGCTAAAACAGTTTATTGCTGCTCAG ggctCCTCTCGATCTGTTGTGAATATGGAGTGGGATAAAATTTGGTCCTTCAATAAAAAG cTGCGAGCTATCTGTAAGAAG gTTATAGACCCAGTAGCACCTCGGTACACTGCTTTACTGAAAGATGCAGTGGTCCCAGTAAATATTCCTGAAGCTCAAGAGGAGATGAAAGAAGTGGCTAAACATCCAAAG AATGCCGATGTTGGGTTGAAACCTGTGTGGTACAGCTCCAGAGTCCTGATCGAGGGCGCAGATGCAGAGACCCTGACAGAGGGAGAGGTTGTTACATTCATAAATTGGGGCAATATTATCATCACCAAATTAAACAG AAATTCAAGTGGAAAAATTGTGTCCATCAATGCCAAGTTGAATTTGGATAATAAGGACTTCAAAAAAACAACTAAGATCACTTGGTTAGCAGAAACTCCACGTGCACCCCTCATCCCAACTGTCTGTGTTAATTATGAGCATCTGATCACTAAGCCAGTTTTAGGCAAGGATGAAGACTTCAAGCAATATATCAACCGAAATAGCAAG CAAGAGGAACTGATGTTGGGTGATCCTTGCCTTAGAGACTTAAAAAAAGGAGACATCATCCAACTTCAGAGGAGAGGATTCTTTATTTGTGATCAGCCCTATGAGCCAGTGAG TCCTTACAGCTGTAAGGATGCTCCGTGCATTTTGATTTACATCCCTGATGGACACACTAAGGAAATGCCAACATCTGGGTCAAAAGAGAAGGCCAAAGCTGAAACTGCAAAGAAAGAG gctaGTTCAGCTATAAAAGGAAAATCTGCTCCACTTGTTGGTCACACCTCTACTCCAACCTGTAGTGTATCTGAAGGTCACCTGATCATTTACAACAGGGTGGCTGCACAGGGTGATATAGTTCGTGACTTGAAAGCTAAGAAGGCAGCAAAGGAAGATATTGATAAAGCTGTGAAACAATTGCTGGCCTTGAAAGCAgaatacaaagaaaagacaggccAGGAGTATAAGCCTGGAAATCCTCCAGTGTCCATACCTGCACAGTCGTCAAAGCTTGAGACCTCTGGTACCCTGGACAGTAAAGCTCTGTATGATAAAGTAGCAGCACAAGGAGAAGTGGTCCGAAAACTGAAAGCTGAGAAAGCATCTAAG GACCAAATAGATGAAGCAGTAAAACTCCTCCTCTCTCTAAAAGCTGACTACAAGGAAAAGACTGGGCAGGAATATAAGCCAGGACATCCACCAGCAGCTCAAGGGGCTTTGCCTCAGGCACCAAACACAGTACCCAGTGGTCCAGACACTCCCGAAGCTAAAGCCCTGTTTAGCAAAGTAGCTCTTCAAGGAGATGAAGTTaggaaattaaaagcagaaaaagcagataAG GAAAAGATAGATGTAGCTGTTAAGGAACTTCTTCAGTTGAAGGCCCAGTATAAGTCTGTTGCAGGAGTTGACTATAAACCAGTTTCTGCTAGTGGTGTAGATGACAAAgacaagaagaagaaagagaaagagaacaagTTCGAAAAGCAGAGTAAGCAACAGAAGCAAAATGATGGCCCTAAAAAAGAACCTTTGCAAGGACAGAGTGGTAATGAGCGTTCCTCAGATGGATCAGGAGAGGGTCAAGGCCCCAAGAAACAAACAAG GTTGGGTCTGGaagttaaaaaagaagaaaatctttcaGAGTGGTTCTCTCAG GTGATCACAAAAGCAGAGATGATTGAATACTATGATGTGAGTGGCTGTTATGTTCTTCGTCCTTGGGCTCATGCTATTTGGGAAGCTATCAGAGATTTCTTCGATGCAGAGATCAAGAAACTTGGAGTGGAAAACTGTTACTTCCCCATGTTTGTGTCCCAGGCTGCCTTAGAGAGAGAGAAGTCTCATATTGCTGACTTTGCTCCTGAG gtTGCTTGGGTCACAAGATCTGGGAAAACAGAACTGGCTGAACCAATTGCCATACGTCCCACTAGTGAAACAG TCATATATCCTTCCTATGCCAAGTGGGTGCAGTCACACAGGGATCTTCCCATCAAGCTGAATCAGTGGTGCAGTGTTGTG CGCTGGGAGTTCAAACATCCCCAACCCTTCCTTCGCACTCGTGAGTTCCTTTGGCAGGAGGGTCATACAGCATTTGCAACAtatgaagaagcagcagaggag GTGTTGCAGATACTTGATCTGTATGCTCAAGTGTATGAAGATCTCCTAGCAATACCTGTTGTGAAAGGAAGGaagacagagaaggagaaatttGCTGGGGGTGATTATACAACCACTTTAGAGGCATTTATATCTGCCAGTGGAAGAGCTATCCAG GGAGCAACATCACATCATCTAGGGCAGAATTTCTCAAAGATGTTTGAAATTGTATTTGAAGATCCCAAGAAACCAGGAGAAAAACAGTTTGCTTATCAGAATTCCTGGGGCCTTACAACTCGAACTATCGGTGTAATGACAATGATTCATGGAGATAACATGGGATTGGTACTCCCACCTCGTGTAGCCTGTATTCAG GTTGTAATTATTCCCTGTGGCATCACAAATTCTCTTTCTGAAGAGGACAGAGGGGCTCTGTTGAagaaatgtaatgaatattGTAGCAGGCTGCTTAGTGTTAAAATCCGTGTCCGGGCTGATTTACGAGACAACTACTCACCTGGTTGGAAGTTCAACCACTGGGAACTTAAG ggTGTTCCAGTCAGGGTTGAAGTGGGACCACGAGACATGAAGAACCAACAGTTTGTAGCTGTTAGAAGAGACACAGGACAGAAGCTGACCTTATCTGAACATGAAGCAGAAGATAAACTGAAGCAGATTTTGGAGGAGATCCATGCTAACCTTTACAACAG AGCGTCTGAGGACCTAAAAAGTCATATGGTGGTGGCCAATAATATGGAGGACTTTCAAAAAGAGCTTGATTCAGGAAAG ATTGTACAAATCCCTTTTTGTGGGGAAATTGAGTGCGAGGATTGGATCAAGACGACCACTGCCAG GGATCAAGATCTTGAGCCTGGTGCCCCTTCCATGGGAGCAAAAAGTCTCTGCATACCTTTCCAGCCTCTCCGTGAACTCCAGCGTGGAGAAAGATGTGTGTGCGGCAAAAACCCTGCCAAGTTTTACACCCTATTTGGTCGTAGTTACTAA